One window from the genome of Cottoperca gobio chromosome 15, fCotGob3.1, whole genome shotgun sequence encodes:
- the nphp1 gene encoding nephrocystin-1 isoform X3 has product MPPKRKGPLQLVRREVDEIKKQVDSLVKDVQSRDGSTEKAFGRCQELQMSAEKTLRTLMKLTKADELAPVGNYDQRKQDEERRLQNILERVNTLSLELSPPGPSTAAGSVLKEDSEDDNDEDDDEDSSDTDGDDEDEKQAVKPPSESDPHIYTALSDFRGEQEGDLSVQRGELLRIIRKTADGWWLAQDAKGKRGLVPKTYLKIGSGVDDDDDDDGDDDDGKDDDDDDDENEESDEDEDGEELTDDREKQSSSPHSNWSTVKKALTQMDATDVLSAMGAIPSGFRTSYLNKLLVEEGITYRGSHYIQPELSQSQLSFSDLFLDPDTGRVRARQVRTCVCFSLWSCRMIPTPGVGVQVLSRHVRLCAYDETQVLSNIHTVRATYNSKSPKTWSFSPRMTGILPALLDGDCFLRCNSASPKLGILFELGVTFIRNSTGERGDLSCGWAFLKLMDDTGNPLPNKTYELPVNGGMPFEKDVTVEASVSRGSPAGVFQQMLQARRQPKLIIKIKSASSRTRTQLSVLPDTLLHCLSCVHLLALHRQLLADTLLMDRPTMQNADLICSPILSTFPVLLDQPDLLDALRTAWLDAETSMSRAQKRDESHLKQEFVKVYMSSVYFLLHSPSLPCHRLADPPSEERRGRVIFATLDALKHTQHSTGQSGDPEVFLDPMRQHVAFDITELTFDLLHVAR; this is encoded by the exons ATGCCACCAAAAAGAAAAGGACCTTTGCAGCTTGTGCGGAGAGAAGTGGACGAAATCAAAAAACAG GTTGACAGTCTGGTGAAGGATGTGCAGAGTCGGGATGGATCCACTGAAAAGGCATTTGGGAG ATGTCAAGAACTGCAGATGTCGGCAGAGAAGACACTAAGGACATTAATGAAACTGACTAAG GCGGATGAGCTGGCTCCGGTGGGGAACTATGATCAGAGGAAGCAGGACGAGGAGAGACGACTGCAGAACATCTTGGAGCGTGtaaacactctctctctggagcTTTCACCTCCAGGACCCAGTACTGCTGCAGG CTCCGTTTTAAAGGAAGATAGCGAGGATGATAATGACGAAGATGATGACGAAGACAGTAGCGACactgatggtgatgatgaagatgagaagCAAGCCGTGAAACCGCCCTCTGAGTCAGACCCTCACATCTACACAGCACTCAGTGACTTCAGAGGAGAACAGGAGGGAGATCTGTCTGTTCAG AGGGGGGAGTTATTGAGGATTATCAGGAAGACAGCAGATGGATGGTGGCTGGCTCAGGACGCTAAAGGCAAAAGAGGGCTGGTTCCAAAAACCTACCTGAAG ATTGGCTCTggtgttgatgatgatgatgatgatgatggcgatgatgatgatggaaaagacgacgatgatgatgatgatgaaaatgagGAGTcagatgaggatgaagatggTGAAGAACTGACTGATGACCGAGAGAAACAGAG CAGTTCTCCACATTCCAACTGGAGTACTGTGAAAAAAGCTTTGACTCAg atggATGCAACAGATGTGCTCTCTGCCATGGGGGCTATACCTTCAGGATTCAGAACATCATATCTCAACAAACTGCTGGTGGAGGAAG GTATAACATACAGAGGAAGTCACTATATTCAGCCTGAGCTCAGCCAATCGCAGCTCTCCTTTAGTGACCTCTTCCTGGATCCAGACACTGGCAGG GTTCGTGCTCGTCAGGTCAGgacttgtgtttgtttcagtttgTGGAGCTGCAGGATGATTCCTACTCCTGGGGTCGGAGTTCAAGTCCTCAGCAGACACGTCCGCCTGTGTGCTTATGATGAAACTCAG GTGTTGAGTAACATCCACACAGTGAGGGCAACGTACAACTCCAAGAGCCCCAAGACCTGGAGCTTCTCTCCAAGA ATGACAGGTATCCTACCCGCCCTTCTAGATGGAGACTGTTTCCTACGCTGCAACTCTGCGTCTCCTAAGCTCGGTATCCTCTTTGAACTGGGAGTCACCTTTATACGCAAT tctacaggagagagaggggacctTAGCTGTGGCTGGGCTTTCCTAAAACTGATGGACGACACTGGAAATCCACTACCtaacaa GACCTATGAACTGCCAGTGAACGGTGGCATGCCCTTTGAGAAGGATGTCACGGTGGAGGCATCAGTCAGCAGAGGAT ctccagCTGGGGTTTTCCAGCAGATGCTTCAGGCCAGGCGGCAGCCCAAACTCATCATAAAGATAAAATCAGCCAGCAGCCGGACCAGAACACAGCTCAG TGTCCTTCCAGACACTCTGCTTCACTGTCTGAGCTGCGTCCACCTGCTGGCTCTGCACAGGCAGCTGCTGGCCGACACGCTGCTGATGGACAGGCCTACCATGCAGAATGCAG aTCTGATCTGCAGTCCTATACTTTCTACATTCCCTGTGCTGTTGGACCAACCAGACCTGCTGGATGCTCTCAGG aCTGCCTGGCTGGATGCTGAGACCAGCATGAGCAGAGCGCAGAag agagaCGAGTCCCATTTAAAACAGGAGTTTGTTAAAGTCTACATGTCGTCCGTCTATTTCCTCCTCCACTCACCCTCGCTGCCCTGTCATCGCTTGGCGGACCCACCCTCAGAGGAGCGGCGGGGCAGAGTCATCTTCGCCACCCTGGATGCTCTCAAACACACCCAGCACTCCACGGGCCAATCTGGAGACCCAGAGGTCTTTCTCGACCCCATGCGTCAGCATGTCGCCTTTGATATCACAgagttgacctttgacctccttcATGTGGCACGGTAA
- the nphp1 gene encoding nephrocystin-1 isoform X4 — MNHVWSSVDSLVKDVQSRDGSTEKAFGRCQELQMSAEKTLRTLMKLTKADELAPVGNYDQRKQDEERRLQNILERVNTLSLELSPPGPSTAAGSVLKEDSEDDNDEDDDEDSSDTDGDDEDEKQAVKPPSESDPHIYTALSDFRGEQEGDLSVQRGELLRIIRKTADGWWLAQDAKGKRGLVPKTYLKLKPLTFQIGSGVDDDDDDDGDDDDGKDDDDDDDENEESDEDEDGEELTDDREKQSSSPHSNWSTVKKALTQMDATDVLSAMGAIPSGFRTSYLNKLLVEEGITYRGSHYIQPELSQSQLSFSDLFLDPDTGRVRARQVRTCVCFSLWSCRMIPTPGVGVQVLSRHVRLCAYDETQVLSNIHTVRATYNSKSPKTWSFSPRMTGILPALLDGDCFLRCNSASPKLGILFELGVTFIRNSTGERGDLSCGWAFLKLMDDTGNPLPNKTYELPVNGGMPFEKDVTVEASVSRGSPAGVFQQMLQARRQPKLIIKIKSASSRTRTQLSVLPDTLLHCLSCVHLLALHRQLLADTLLMDRPTMQNADLICSPILSTFPVLLDQPDLLDALRTAWLDAETSMSRAQKRDESHLKQEFVKVYMSSVYFLLHSPSLPCHRLADPPSEERRGRVIFATLDALKHTQHSTGQSGDPEVFLDPMRQHVAFDITELTFDLLHVAR; from the exons ATGAACCACGTCTGGTCTTCA GTTGACAGTCTGGTGAAGGATGTGCAGAGTCGGGATGGATCCACTGAAAAGGCATTTGGGAG ATGTCAAGAACTGCAGATGTCGGCAGAGAAGACACTAAGGACATTAATGAAACTGACTAAG GCGGATGAGCTGGCTCCGGTGGGGAACTATGATCAGAGGAAGCAGGACGAGGAGAGACGACTGCAGAACATCTTGGAGCGTGtaaacactctctctctggagcTTTCACCTCCAGGACCCAGTACTGCTGCAGG CTCCGTTTTAAAGGAAGATAGCGAGGATGATAATGACGAAGATGATGACGAAGACAGTAGCGACactgatggtgatgatgaagatgagaagCAAGCCGTGAAACCGCCCTCTGAGTCAGACCCTCACATCTACACAGCACTCAGTGACTTCAGAGGAGAACAGGAGGGAGATCTGTCTGTTCAG AGGGGGGAGTTATTGAGGATTATCAGGAAGACAGCAGATGGATGGTGGCTGGCTCAGGACGCTAAAGGCAAAAGAGGGCTGGTTCCAAAAACCTACCTGAAG TTAAAACCACTCACCTTTCAGATTGGCTCTggtgttgatgatgatgatgatgatgatggcgatgatgatgatggaaaagacgacgatgatgatgatgatgaaaatgagGAGTcagatgaggatgaagatggTGAAGAACTGACTGATGACCGAGAGAAACAGAG CAGTTCTCCACATTCCAACTGGAGTACTGTGAAAAAAGCTTTGACTCAg atggATGCAACAGATGTGCTCTCTGCCATGGGGGCTATACCTTCAGGATTCAGAACATCATATCTCAACAAACTGCTGGTGGAGGAAG GTATAACATACAGAGGAAGTCACTATATTCAGCCTGAGCTCAGCCAATCGCAGCTCTCCTTTAGTGACCTCTTCCTGGATCCAGACACTGGCAGG GTTCGTGCTCGTCAGGTCAGgacttgtgtttgtttcagtttgTGGAGCTGCAGGATGATTCCTACTCCTGGGGTCGGAGTTCAAGTCCTCAGCAGACACGTCCGCCTGTGTGCTTATGATGAAACTCAG GTGTTGAGTAACATCCACACAGTGAGGGCAACGTACAACTCCAAGAGCCCCAAGACCTGGAGCTTCTCTCCAAGA ATGACAGGTATCCTACCCGCCCTTCTAGATGGAGACTGTTTCCTACGCTGCAACTCTGCGTCTCCTAAGCTCGGTATCCTCTTTGAACTGGGAGTCACCTTTATACGCAAT tctacaggagagagaggggacctTAGCTGTGGCTGGGCTTTCCTAAAACTGATGGACGACACTGGAAATCCACTACCtaacaa GACCTATGAACTGCCAGTGAACGGTGGCATGCCCTTTGAGAAGGATGTCACGGTGGAGGCATCAGTCAGCAGAGGAT ctccagCTGGGGTTTTCCAGCAGATGCTTCAGGCCAGGCGGCAGCCCAAACTCATCATAAAGATAAAATCAGCCAGCAGCCGGACCAGAACACAGCTCAG TGTCCTTCCAGACACTCTGCTTCACTGTCTGAGCTGCGTCCACCTGCTGGCTCTGCACAGGCAGCTGCTGGCCGACACGCTGCTGATGGACAGGCCTACCATGCAGAATGCAG aTCTGATCTGCAGTCCTATACTTTCTACATTCCCTGTGCTGTTGGACCAACCAGACCTGCTGGATGCTCTCAGG aCTGCCTGGCTGGATGCTGAGACCAGCATGAGCAGAGCGCAGAag agagaCGAGTCCCATTTAAAACAGGAGTTTGTTAAAGTCTACATGTCGTCCGTCTATTTCCTCCTCCACTCACCCTCGCTGCCCTGTCATCGCTTGGCGGACCCACCCTCAGAGGAGCGGCGGGGCAGAGTCATCTTCGCCACCCTGGATGCTCTCAAACACACCCAGCACTCCACGGGCCAATCTGGAGACCCAGAGGTCTTTCTCGACCCCATGCGTCAGCATGTCGCCTTTGATATCACAgagttgacctttgacctccttcATGTGGCACGGTAA
- the nphp1 gene encoding nephrocystin-1 isoform X2 — MPPKRKGPLQLVRREVDEIKKQVDSLVKDVQSRDGSTEKAFGRCQELQMSAEKTLRTLMKLTKADELAPVGNYDQRKQDEERRLQNILERVNTLSLELSPPGPSTAAGSVLKEDSEDDNDEDDDEDSSDTDGDDEDEKQAVKPPSESDPHIYTALSDFRGEQEGDLSVQRGELLRIIRKTADGWWLAQDAKGKRGLVPKTYLKLKPLTFQIGSGVDDDDDDDGDDDDGKDDDDDDDENEESDEDEDGEELTDDREKQSSPHSNWSTVKKALTQMDATDVLSAMGAIPSGFRTSYLNKLLVEEGITYRGSHYIQPELSQSQLSFSDLFLDPDTGRVRARQVRTCVCFSLWSCRMIPTPGVGVQVLSRHVRLCAYDETQVLSNIHTVRATYNSKSPKTWSFSPRMTGILPALLDGDCFLRCNSASPKLGILFELGVTFIRNSTGERGDLSCGWAFLKLMDDTGNPLPNKTYELPVNGGMPFEKDVTVEASVSRGSPAGVFQQMLQARRQPKLIIKIKSASSRTRTQLSVLPDTLLHCLSCVHLLALHRQLLADTLLMDRPTMQNADLICSPILSTFPVLLDQPDLLDALRTAWLDAETSMSRAQKRDESHLKQEFVKVYMSSVYFLLHSPSLPCHRLADPPSEERRGRVIFATLDALKHTQHSTGQSGDPEVFLDPMRQHVAFDITELTFDLLHVAR; from the exons ATGCCACCAAAAAGAAAAGGACCTTTGCAGCTTGTGCGGAGAGAAGTGGACGAAATCAAAAAACAG GTTGACAGTCTGGTGAAGGATGTGCAGAGTCGGGATGGATCCACTGAAAAGGCATTTGGGAG ATGTCAAGAACTGCAGATGTCGGCAGAGAAGACACTAAGGACATTAATGAAACTGACTAAG GCGGATGAGCTGGCTCCGGTGGGGAACTATGATCAGAGGAAGCAGGACGAGGAGAGACGACTGCAGAACATCTTGGAGCGTGtaaacactctctctctggagcTTTCACCTCCAGGACCCAGTACTGCTGCAGG CTCCGTTTTAAAGGAAGATAGCGAGGATGATAATGACGAAGATGATGACGAAGACAGTAGCGACactgatggtgatgatgaagatgagaagCAAGCCGTGAAACCGCCCTCTGAGTCAGACCCTCACATCTACACAGCACTCAGTGACTTCAGAGGAGAACAGGAGGGAGATCTGTCTGTTCAG AGGGGGGAGTTATTGAGGATTATCAGGAAGACAGCAGATGGATGGTGGCTGGCTCAGGACGCTAAAGGCAAAAGAGGGCTGGTTCCAAAAACCTACCTGAAG TTAAAACCACTCACCTTTCAGATTGGCTCTggtgttgatgatgatgatgatgatgatggcgatgatgatgatggaaaagacgacgatgatgatgatgatgaaaatgagGAGTcagatgaggatgaagatggTGAAGAACTGACTGATGACCGAGAGAAACAGAG TTCTCCACATTCCAACTGGAGTACTGTGAAAAAAGCTTTGACTCAg atggATGCAACAGATGTGCTCTCTGCCATGGGGGCTATACCTTCAGGATTCAGAACATCATATCTCAACAAACTGCTGGTGGAGGAAG GTATAACATACAGAGGAAGTCACTATATTCAGCCTGAGCTCAGCCAATCGCAGCTCTCCTTTAGTGACCTCTTCCTGGATCCAGACACTGGCAGG GTTCGTGCTCGTCAGGTCAGgacttgtgtttgtttcagtttgTGGAGCTGCAGGATGATTCCTACTCCTGGGGTCGGAGTTCAAGTCCTCAGCAGACACGTCCGCCTGTGTGCTTATGATGAAACTCAG GTGTTGAGTAACATCCACACAGTGAGGGCAACGTACAACTCCAAGAGCCCCAAGACCTGGAGCTTCTCTCCAAGA ATGACAGGTATCCTACCCGCCCTTCTAGATGGAGACTGTTTCCTACGCTGCAACTCTGCGTCTCCTAAGCTCGGTATCCTCTTTGAACTGGGAGTCACCTTTATACGCAAT tctacaggagagagaggggacctTAGCTGTGGCTGGGCTTTCCTAAAACTGATGGACGACACTGGAAATCCACTACCtaacaa GACCTATGAACTGCCAGTGAACGGTGGCATGCCCTTTGAGAAGGATGTCACGGTGGAGGCATCAGTCAGCAGAGGAT ctccagCTGGGGTTTTCCAGCAGATGCTTCAGGCCAGGCGGCAGCCCAAACTCATCATAAAGATAAAATCAGCCAGCAGCCGGACCAGAACACAGCTCAG TGTCCTTCCAGACACTCTGCTTCACTGTCTGAGCTGCGTCCACCTGCTGGCTCTGCACAGGCAGCTGCTGGCCGACACGCTGCTGATGGACAGGCCTACCATGCAGAATGCAG aTCTGATCTGCAGTCCTATACTTTCTACATTCCCTGTGCTGTTGGACCAACCAGACCTGCTGGATGCTCTCAGG aCTGCCTGGCTGGATGCTGAGACCAGCATGAGCAGAGCGCAGAag agagaCGAGTCCCATTTAAAACAGGAGTTTGTTAAAGTCTACATGTCGTCCGTCTATTTCCTCCTCCACTCACCCTCGCTGCCCTGTCATCGCTTGGCGGACCCACCCTCAGAGGAGCGGCGGGGCAGAGTCATCTTCGCCACCCTGGATGCTCTCAAACACACCCAGCACTCCACGGGCCAATCTGGAGACCCAGAGGTCTTTCTCGACCCCATGCGTCAGCATGTCGCCTTTGATATCACAgagttgacctttgacctccttcATGTGGCACGGTAA
- the nphp1 gene encoding nephrocystin-1 isoform X5 translates to MSAEKTLRTLMKLTKADELAPVGNYDQRKQDEERRLQNILERVNTLSLELSPPGPSTAAGSVLKEDSEDDNDEDDDEDSSDTDGDDEDEKQAVKPPSESDPHIYTALSDFRGEQEGDLSVQRGELLRIIRKTADGWWLAQDAKGKRGLVPKTYLKLKPLTFQIGSGVDDDDDDDGDDDDGKDDDDDDDENEESDEDEDGEELTDDREKQSSSPHSNWSTVKKALTQMDATDVLSAMGAIPSGFRTSYLNKLLVEEGITYRGSHYIQPELSQSQLSFSDLFLDPDTGRVRARQVRTCVCFSLWSCRMIPTPGVGVQVLSRHVRLCAYDETQVLSNIHTVRATYNSKSPKTWSFSPRMTGILPALLDGDCFLRCNSASPKLGILFELGVTFIRNSTGERGDLSCGWAFLKLMDDTGNPLPNKTYELPVNGGMPFEKDVTVEASVSRGSPAGVFQQMLQARRQPKLIIKIKSASSRTRTQLSVLPDTLLHCLSCVHLLALHRQLLADTLLMDRPTMQNADLICSPILSTFPVLLDQPDLLDALRTAWLDAETSMSRAQKRDESHLKQEFVKVYMSSVYFLLHSPSLPCHRLADPPSEERRGRVIFATLDALKHTQHSTGQSGDPEVFLDPMRQHVAFDITELTFDLLHVAR, encoded by the exons ATGTCGGCAGAGAAGACACTAAGGACATTAATGAAACTGACTAAG GCGGATGAGCTGGCTCCGGTGGGGAACTATGATCAGAGGAAGCAGGACGAGGAGAGACGACTGCAGAACATCTTGGAGCGTGtaaacactctctctctggagcTTTCACCTCCAGGACCCAGTACTGCTGCAGG CTCCGTTTTAAAGGAAGATAGCGAGGATGATAATGACGAAGATGATGACGAAGACAGTAGCGACactgatggtgatgatgaagatgagaagCAAGCCGTGAAACCGCCCTCTGAGTCAGACCCTCACATCTACACAGCACTCAGTGACTTCAGAGGAGAACAGGAGGGAGATCTGTCTGTTCAG AGGGGGGAGTTATTGAGGATTATCAGGAAGACAGCAGATGGATGGTGGCTGGCTCAGGACGCTAAAGGCAAAAGAGGGCTGGTTCCAAAAACCTACCTGAAG TTAAAACCACTCACCTTTCAGATTGGCTCTggtgttgatgatgatgatgatgatgatggcgatgatgatgatggaaaagacgacgatgatgatgatgatgaaaatgagGAGTcagatgaggatgaagatggTGAAGAACTGACTGATGACCGAGAGAAACAGAG CAGTTCTCCACATTCCAACTGGAGTACTGTGAAAAAAGCTTTGACTCAg atggATGCAACAGATGTGCTCTCTGCCATGGGGGCTATACCTTCAGGATTCAGAACATCATATCTCAACAAACTGCTGGTGGAGGAAG GTATAACATACAGAGGAAGTCACTATATTCAGCCTGAGCTCAGCCAATCGCAGCTCTCCTTTAGTGACCTCTTCCTGGATCCAGACACTGGCAGG GTTCGTGCTCGTCAGGTCAGgacttgtgtttgtttcagtttgTGGAGCTGCAGGATGATTCCTACTCCTGGGGTCGGAGTTCAAGTCCTCAGCAGACACGTCCGCCTGTGTGCTTATGATGAAACTCAG GTGTTGAGTAACATCCACACAGTGAGGGCAACGTACAACTCCAAGAGCCCCAAGACCTGGAGCTTCTCTCCAAGA ATGACAGGTATCCTACCCGCCCTTCTAGATGGAGACTGTTTCCTACGCTGCAACTCTGCGTCTCCTAAGCTCGGTATCCTCTTTGAACTGGGAGTCACCTTTATACGCAAT tctacaggagagagaggggacctTAGCTGTGGCTGGGCTTTCCTAAAACTGATGGACGACACTGGAAATCCACTACCtaacaa GACCTATGAACTGCCAGTGAACGGTGGCATGCCCTTTGAGAAGGATGTCACGGTGGAGGCATCAGTCAGCAGAGGAT ctccagCTGGGGTTTTCCAGCAGATGCTTCAGGCCAGGCGGCAGCCCAAACTCATCATAAAGATAAAATCAGCCAGCAGCCGGACCAGAACACAGCTCAG TGTCCTTCCAGACACTCTGCTTCACTGTCTGAGCTGCGTCCACCTGCTGGCTCTGCACAGGCAGCTGCTGGCCGACACGCTGCTGATGGACAGGCCTACCATGCAGAATGCAG aTCTGATCTGCAGTCCTATACTTTCTACATTCCCTGTGCTGTTGGACCAACCAGACCTGCTGGATGCTCTCAGG aCTGCCTGGCTGGATGCTGAGACCAGCATGAGCAGAGCGCAGAag agagaCGAGTCCCATTTAAAACAGGAGTTTGTTAAAGTCTACATGTCGTCCGTCTATTTCCTCCTCCACTCACCCTCGCTGCCCTGTCATCGCTTGGCGGACCCACCCTCAGAGGAGCGGCGGGGCAGAGTCATCTTCGCCACCCTGGATGCTCTCAAACACACCCAGCACTCCACGGGCCAATCTGGAGACCCAGAGGTCTTTCTCGACCCCATGCGTCAGCATGTCGCCTTTGATATCACAgagttgacctttgacctccttcATGTGGCACGGTAA
- the nphp1 gene encoding nephrocystin-1 isoform X1 produces MPPKRKGPLQLVRREVDEIKKQVDSLVKDVQSRDGSTEKAFGRCQELQMSAEKTLRTLMKLTKADELAPVGNYDQRKQDEERRLQNILERVNTLSLELSPPGPSTAAGSVLKEDSEDDNDEDDDEDSSDTDGDDEDEKQAVKPPSESDPHIYTALSDFRGEQEGDLSVQRGELLRIIRKTADGWWLAQDAKGKRGLVPKTYLKLKPLTFQIGSGVDDDDDDDGDDDDGKDDDDDDDENEESDEDEDGEELTDDREKQSSSPHSNWSTVKKALTQMDATDVLSAMGAIPSGFRTSYLNKLLVEEGITYRGSHYIQPELSQSQLSFSDLFLDPDTGRVRARQVRTCVCFSLWSCRMIPTPGVGVQVLSRHVRLCAYDETQVLSNIHTVRATYNSKSPKTWSFSPRMTGILPALLDGDCFLRCNSASPKLGILFELGVTFIRNSTGERGDLSCGWAFLKLMDDTGNPLPNKTYELPVNGGMPFEKDVTVEASVSRGSPAGVFQQMLQARRQPKLIIKIKSASSRTRTQLSVLPDTLLHCLSCVHLLALHRQLLADTLLMDRPTMQNADLICSPILSTFPVLLDQPDLLDALRTAWLDAETSMSRAQKRDESHLKQEFVKVYMSSVYFLLHSPSLPCHRLADPPSEERRGRVIFATLDALKHTQHSTGQSGDPEVFLDPMRQHVAFDITELTFDLLHVAR; encoded by the exons ATGCCACCAAAAAGAAAAGGACCTTTGCAGCTTGTGCGGAGAGAAGTGGACGAAATCAAAAAACAG GTTGACAGTCTGGTGAAGGATGTGCAGAGTCGGGATGGATCCACTGAAAAGGCATTTGGGAG ATGTCAAGAACTGCAGATGTCGGCAGAGAAGACACTAAGGACATTAATGAAACTGACTAAG GCGGATGAGCTGGCTCCGGTGGGGAACTATGATCAGAGGAAGCAGGACGAGGAGAGACGACTGCAGAACATCTTGGAGCGTGtaaacactctctctctggagcTTTCACCTCCAGGACCCAGTACTGCTGCAGG CTCCGTTTTAAAGGAAGATAGCGAGGATGATAATGACGAAGATGATGACGAAGACAGTAGCGACactgatggtgatgatgaagatgagaagCAAGCCGTGAAACCGCCCTCTGAGTCAGACCCTCACATCTACACAGCACTCAGTGACTTCAGAGGAGAACAGGAGGGAGATCTGTCTGTTCAG AGGGGGGAGTTATTGAGGATTATCAGGAAGACAGCAGATGGATGGTGGCTGGCTCAGGACGCTAAAGGCAAAAGAGGGCTGGTTCCAAAAACCTACCTGAAG TTAAAACCACTCACCTTTCAGATTGGCTCTggtgttgatgatgatgatgatgatgatggcgatgatgatgatggaaaagacgacgatgatgatgatgatgaaaatgagGAGTcagatgaggatgaagatggTGAAGAACTGACTGATGACCGAGAGAAACAGAG CAGTTCTCCACATTCCAACTGGAGTACTGTGAAAAAAGCTTTGACTCAg atggATGCAACAGATGTGCTCTCTGCCATGGGGGCTATACCTTCAGGATTCAGAACATCATATCTCAACAAACTGCTGGTGGAGGAAG GTATAACATACAGAGGAAGTCACTATATTCAGCCTGAGCTCAGCCAATCGCAGCTCTCCTTTAGTGACCTCTTCCTGGATCCAGACACTGGCAGG GTTCGTGCTCGTCAGGTCAGgacttgtgtttgtttcagtttgTGGAGCTGCAGGATGATTCCTACTCCTGGGGTCGGAGTTCAAGTCCTCAGCAGACACGTCCGCCTGTGTGCTTATGATGAAACTCAG GTGTTGAGTAACATCCACACAGTGAGGGCAACGTACAACTCCAAGAGCCCCAAGACCTGGAGCTTCTCTCCAAGA ATGACAGGTATCCTACCCGCCCTTCTAGATGGAGACTGTTTCCTACGCTGCAACTCTGCGTCTCCTAAGCTCGGTATCCTCTTTGAACTGGGAGTCACCTTTATACGCAAT tctacaggagagagaggggacctTAGCTGTGGCTGGGCTTTCCTAAAACTGATGGACGACACTGGAAATCCACTACCtaacaa GACCTATGAACTGCCAGTGAACGGTGGCATGCCCTTTGAGAAGGATGTCACGGTGGAGGCATCAGTCAGCAGAGGAT ctccagCTGGGGTTTTCCAGCAGATGCTTCAGGCCAGGCGGCAGCCCAAACTCATCATAAAGATAAAATCAGCCAGCAGCCGGACCAGAACACAGCTCAG TGTCCTTCCAGACACTCTGCTTCACTGTCTGAGCTGCGTCCACCTGCTGGCTCTGCACAGGCAGCTGCTGGCCGACACGCTGCTGATGGACAGGCCTACCATGCAGAATGCAG aTCTGATCTGCAGTCCTATACTTTCTACATTCCCTGTGCTGTTGGACCAACCAGACCTGCTGGATGCTCTCAGG aCTGCCTGGCTGGATGCTGAGACCAGCATGAGCAGAGCGCAGAag agagaCGAGTCCCATTTAAAACAGGAGTTTGTTAAAGTCTACATGTCGTCCGTCTATTTCCTCCTCCACTCACCCTCGCTGCCCTGTCATCGCTTGGCGGACCCACCCTCAGAGGAGCGGCGGGGCAGAGTCATCTTCGCCACCCTGGATGCTCTCAAACACACCCAGCACTCCACGGGCCAATCTGGAGACCCAGAGGTCTTTCTCGACCCCATGCGTCAGCATGTCGCCTTTGATATCACAgagttgacctttgacctccttcATGTGGCACGGTAA